A region from the Serinibacter arcticus genome encodes:
- the poxB gene encoding ubiquinone-dependent pyruvate dehydrogenase, whose translation MTTNADHLVQALVASGVERIHGLAGDSLNGLTDAIRRADTLMWAQVRHEETAAFAAGAEAALTGGLGVCAGSCGPGNLHLINGLFDAQRSRVPVLAIAAQIPHAEIGSGYFQETHPERLFTECSVYCELVSEPSELPRILRTAMRAALEQRGVAVVVVPGEIFLAETEAPDARPVVASRPHVVPHADELAAAAAVLNAGERITILAGAGCAGAHAELLAVAERLRAPVVHALRGMEHVAYDNPYDVGQTGLLGTTSGAKAVKEADTLLMLGTDLPYREFYPDDARVVQVDLRGSVIGRRTDVEVGLVGTVLDTVPALLPLLDGDRDAGFLTAMQAEHRDSRATLDALADDDASPVRPERTTVALDRVAADDAVFTTDVGSPVVWAARYLTMNGRRRLLGSFVHGSMAGAVPQAIGAARAFPGRQVVALAGDGGLTMMMGELLTLVQDDLDVTVLVYNNAAYSFVELEMKAAGVVTFGTELDNPDLAAIATAAGLFARRVEDPADLEEALGAALAHRGPALVDVSTARHVLALPPSVTAEQVKGFALYGIRTVLAGGAGELLDVARTNVVRQVLSHLPGRSASD comes from the coding sequence GTGACCACCAACGCCGACCACCTCGTCCAGGCCCTCGTCGCCTCCGGCGTCGAGCGCATCCACGGCCTGGCCGGGGACTCGCTCAACGGCCTGACCGACGCGATCCGCCGAGCGGACACCCTCATGTGGGCGCAGGTGCGTCACGAGGAGACCGCGGCGTTCGCCGCCGGCGCCGAGGCCGCCCTCACGGGTGGTCTCGGCGTCTGCGCGGGCAGCTGCGGCCCCGGCAACCTCCACCTGATCAACGGACTCTTCGACGCGCAGCGCAGCCGGGTCCCGGTGCTCGCGATCGCGGCCCAGATCCCGCACGCCGAGATCGGGTCGGGCTACTTCCAGGAGACCCATCCCGAGCGCCTGTTCACCGAGTGCAGCGTCTACTGCGAACTCGTCAGCGAGCCGTCGGAGCTGCCCCGGATCCTGCGGACCGCGATGCGCGCCGCCCTCGAGCAGCGGGGGGTCGCCGTCGTCGTCGTTCCCGGGGAGATCTTCCTGGCCGAGACCGAGGCTCCCGACGCGCGCCCGGTCGTCGCCTCCCGACCGCACGTCGTCCCCCACGCGGACGAGCTCGCGGCCGCCGCCGCCGTCCTCAACGCGGGCGAGAGGATCACGATCCTCGCCGGCGCCGGGTGCGCCGGCGCGCACGCCGAGCTGCTCGCCGTCGCCGAGCGCCTGCGGGCCCCGGTCGTGCACGCCCTGCGCGGCATGGAGCACGTCGCGTACGACAACCCCTACGACGTCGGGCAGACCGGCCTGCTCGGAACGACCTCCGGCGCGAAGGCCGTCAAGGAGGCCGACACGCTCCTCATGCTCGGCACCGATCTGCCCTACCGGGAGTTCTACCCCGACGACGCGCGGGTGGTGCAGGTCGACCTCCGCGGGAGCGTCATCGGGCGCCGCACCGACGTCGAGGTGGGGCTCGTGGGGACGGTGCTCGACACCGTGCCCGCGCTGCTGCCGCTGCTCGACGGCGATCGCGACGCGGGCTTCCTCACCGCGATGCAGGCCGAGCACCGCGACTCGCGCGCCACCCTGGACGCGCTGGCCGACGACGACGCCTCCCCCGTTCGCCCGGAGCGCACCACCGTGGCGCTGGACCGCGTCGCGGCCGACGACGCGGTGTTCACCACCGACGTCGGCTCCCCGGTGGTGTGGGCGGCGCGGTACCTGACGATGAATGGGCGACGGCGCCTGCTCGGGTCGTTCGTGCACGGCTCGATGGCCGGCGCGGTGCCGCAGGCGATCGGCGCGGCGCGGGCGTTCCCCGGCCGCCAGGTCGTCGCGCTGGCCGGCGACGGCGGGCTGACGATGATGATGGGCGAGCTGCTCACGCTCGTGCAGGACGACCTCGACGTGACCGTCCTCGTCTACAACAACGCCGCGTACAGCTTCGTCGAACTGGAGATGAAGGCCGCCGGCGTCGTGACCTTCGGGACCGAGCTGGACAACCCCGACCTCGCGGCCATCGCGACGGCGGCGGGGCTGTTCGCGCGCCGCGTCGAGGACCCGGCCGACCTCGAGGAGGCGCTCGGGGCGGCACTCGCCCACCGCGGGCCGGCCCTCGTCGACGTCTCGACGGCGCGCCACGTGCTCGCGCTGCCGCCGTCCGTCACGGCCGAGCAGGTCAAGGGGTTCGCGCTCTACGGGATCCGCACCGTGCTCGCGGGCGGCGCCGGCGAGCTCCTCGACGTCGCCCGGACGAACGTCGTGCGCCAGGTCCTCAGCCACCTGCCGGGGCGGTCCGCGTCGGACTGA
- a CDS encoding CsbD family protein, producing MGLDDKLDAKTDTAGGKLKETAGKVTDNERLEAEGRGDQAQGGLKDAAEDAKDAARKVGDSIKDAFKKD from the coding sequence ATGGGACTCGACGACAAGCTCGACGCGAAGACCGACACCGCGGGCGGCAAGCTCAAGGAGACGGCCGGCAAGGTCACCGACAACGAGCGCCTCGAGGCCGAGGGTCGCGGCGACCAGGCGCAGGGTGGCCTGAAGGACGCCGCCGAGGACGCCAAGGACGCCGCTCGCAAGGTGGGCGACAGCATCAAGGACGCCTTCAAGAAGGACTGA
- a CDS encoding pentapeptide repeat-containing protein encodes MLVRRQRGERLHAAARPRRRRVRPPRDLPGRRRARRRPGVHDARPGARAGASGRGAVGDPGADLARAHLAGADLAGADFAGADGVRHPAGAVPAAGDRGRAARCRRCGAGAARRRWNGAGGPSPHGLIA; translated from the coding sequence GTGCTCGTACGACGTCAGCGAGGCGAGCGCCTGCACGCTGCCGCTCGACCTCGTCGCCGGCGAGTACGACCTCCTCGTGACCTACCTGGGCGACGTCGCGCACGACGGCGCCCAGGCGTCCACGACGCTCGTCCTGGCGCCCGCGCCGGTGCCTCCGGTCGAGGAGCCGTCGGAGACCCCGGCGCCGACCTCGCCCGCGCCCACCTCGCCGGCGCCGACCTCGCCGGCGCCGACTTCGCCGGCGCCGACGGCGTCCGCCACCCCGCCGGCGCAGTCCCCGCTGCCGGTGACCGGGGCCGGGCTGCTCGGTGCCGCCGGTGCGGCGCTGGCGCTGCTCGTCGTCGGTGGAACGGTGCTGGTGGTCCGTCGCCGCACGGTCTGATCGCCTGA
- a CDS encoding SGNH/GDSL hydrolase family protein, translating to MITRPGPRAATLGLTAVVLATAMLTSCSPADGGGEPTATGEAPPSSTTAPSSPTPTAAPEPAPAAGQPLVLLAVGDSLTTGFASCDTVIGCTAASWALGTDPAVDSIATRLGAAGYAVTSVDAALEGAQMHDGVALVDEALAQPGAPAGTDVGLVTVMFGANDVCAPDAASMTARGDFADALDGLLTHLETVTPGADVVVTSVPAVIDVWDAAEDDPAARQVWSYGLCETVLGGDDAVRAQAAERLAELQAAIAPACERHAACRFDDGAVAAAPVTAEWLSPVDHFHPSATGQAVLAAAAWPTVADVLGLDATTDTATE from the coding sequence GTGATCACGCGCCCGGGCCCCCGCGCCGCCACCCTCGGGCTGACCGCCGTCGTCCTCGCGACGGCGATGCTCACCTCCTGCTCCCCGGCCGACGGCGGGGGCGAGCCGACGGCGACGGGTGAGGCCCCGCCGTCGTCCACCACCGCCCCCTCCTCCCCCACTCCGACCGCCGCGCCGGAGCCCGCGCCCGCGGCCGGTCAGCCCCTCGTGCTCCTGGCGGTCGGCGACTCGCTGACGACCGGTTTCGCCTCGTGCGACACCGTCATCGGCTGCACGGCCGCGTCGTGGGCGCTCGGGACCGACCCGGCCGTGGACTCGATCGCCACGCGCCTGGGCGCCGCCGGATACGCCGTCACCTCGGTCGACGCGGCGCTCGAGGGCGCGCAGATGCACGACGGCGTGGCGCTCGTCGACGAGGCGCTCGCGCAGCCGGGCGCCCCGGCCGGCACCGACGTCGGGCTCGTCACCGTGATGTTCGGCGCCAACGACGTGTGCGCCCCCGACGCCGCGTCGATGACGGCGCGCGGCGACTTCGCCGACGCGCTCGACGGTCTGCTCACCCACCTCGAGACGGTGACGCCCGGGGCCGACGTGGTCGTCACGAGCGTGCCCGCCGTCATCGACGTCTGGGACGCGGCCGAGGACGACCCGGCGGCACGTCAGGTCTGGTCGTACGGACTGTGCGAGACGGTGCTCGGCGGCGACGACGCCGTGCGCGCGCAGGCCGCCGAGCGGCTCGCGGAGCTGCAGGCCGCCATCGCGCCCGCGTGCGAGCGGCACGCCGCGTGCCGGTTCGACGACGGTGCCGTCGCGGCCGCGCCCGTCACTGCCGAGTGGCTCTCGCCCGTCGACCACTTCCACCCCTCGGCCACCGGCCAGGCCGTGCTCGCCGCTGCCGCCTGGCCCACGGTCGCCGACGTGCTCGGGCTGGACGCGACCACCGACACCGCGACGGAGTGA
- a CDS encoding MFS transporter, translating to MYSTLLAVIYVAFVSLGLPDALVGAGWPVMHADLGVPIAFAGIITMVIAGGTIVASLASERLTRRFGAGTVTAVSVGLTACALVGFSLSGSFWLLVLWAIPYGLGAGAVDAALNNYVALHYAARHMNWLHSFWGVGAAISPFIMSYALTSGMGWDGAYRTVGIIQAVITVGLIVSLPLWRKVHAVAPVHTDDEHDGGATGDATTGDGADRPAPSTGHVPLATALRIPGVALILVAFFAYCGLEGTAILWASTFLVADRGVEVATAAAFASLFLLGITGGRFLAGFFADRIGDVQLIRGGFAALGLGVALIALPLETDVLALAGLVIAGLGCAPIYPAIIHSTPVNFGRRNSQAIIGIQMAAAYTGSTLAPPLFGVISACAGAWTFPYFLAVLVVLGLVMSERLNRLVARRGRGGELSPSTSGATRS from the coding sequence GTGTACTCGACTCTCCTGGCGGTCATCTACGTCGCCTTCGTCAGCCTCGGCCTCCCTGACGCGCTCGTGGGCGCCGGCTGGCCGGTCATGCATGCCGACCTCGGCGTCCCCATCGCCTTCGCCGGCATCATCACGATGGTCATCGCCGGCGGGACCATCGTCGCCAGCCTCGCCTCCGAGCGCCTCACGCGCCGGTTCGGGGCCGGGACCGTCACCGCCGTCAGCGTCGGACTGACCGCGTGCGCACTCGTCGGGTTCTCGCTGTCGGGCTCGTTCTGGCTGCTGGTCCTGTGGGCGATCCCGTACGGGCTCGGCGCCGGCGCGGTGGACGCCGCCCTCAACAACTACGTCGCCCTGCACTACGCCGCGCGGCACATGAACTGGCTGCACAGCTTCTGGGGCGTGGGCGCCGCGATCAGCCCGTTCATCATGAGCTACGCGCTCACCTCCGGGATGGGTTGGGACGGCGCCTACCGCACCGTCGGCATCATCCAGGCGGTCATCACGGTCGGGCTGATCGTCAGCCTGCCGCTGTGGCGCAAGGTGCACGCGGTCGCCCCCGTCCACACCGACGACGAGCACGACGGCGGCGCGACCGGCGACGCCACGACAGGCGACGGCGCGGACCGGCCCGCCCCGAGCACCGGCCACGTCCCGCTCGCGACGGCGCTGCGCATCCCCGGCGTCGCGCTGATCCTCGTGGCCTTCTTCGCCTACTGCGGGCTCGAGGGCACGGCGATCCTGTGGGCCTCGACGTTCCTGGTCGCCGATCGCGGCGTCGAGGTCGCCACCGCGGCGGCGTTCGCGTCCCTCTTCCTCCTGGGCATCACCGGCGGACGTTTCCTGGCCGGTTTCTTCGCGGACCGCATCGGTGACGTGCAGCTGATCCGGGGCGGCTTCGCGGCGCTCGGCCTCGGCGTCGCGCTCATCGCCCTGCCCCTGGAGACGGACGTGCTCGCCCTGGCCGGACTGGTGATCGCGGGTCTCGGCTGCGCGCCGATCTACCCCGCGATCATCCACTCCACGCCGGTGAACTTCGGGCGCCGCAACTCCCAGGCGATCATCGGCATCCAGATGGCGGCGGCCTACACCGGCTCGACGCTGGCCCCACCCCTGTTCGGCGTCATCTCCGCCTGCGCCGGTGCCTGGACCTTCCCGTACTTCCTCGCGGTGCTCGTGGTGCTCGGGCTCGTCATGTCCGAGCGCCTCAACAGGCTGGTCGCCCGGCGCGGTCGGGGTGGGGAGCTCTCCCCATCGACGTCGGGGGCCACCCGCTCCTAG
- a CDS encoding carbohydrate ABC transporter permease codes for MAVTSAAGIDEVAATRRTPVPAPTPPSGPDEADRRRRRRRATSRRYLTFVLLAGPNVALILAFIYFPLISNLYYSTLDWRLGARTADPVGLANYVELFTSSRGFDVWRVTLIFTGATVIGSMVLGLLVALVLDRNLPGKAVARTAVFAPYVLSGVGVGLIWMFIFDPRIGILGHGLRAFGRTSPEWFIDPQLALLMVIVVYVWKNLGYCAVVFLAGLQAIPKDLTEAASLDGAGPVRQLFSIKLPLLGPTVFFLSVTCILSSMQAFDILRIMTPTGNGTNTIIFEIFLQSFGAYQRAGYSAAIAVVLFLVLFAITAIQLRYVERKVHYR; via the coding sequence ATGGCAGTCACCTCAGCGGCAGGGATCGACGAGGTCGCCGCGACCCGGCGCACCCCGGTCCCCGCCCCGACCCCGCCGTCCGGCCCGGACGAGGCGGACCGCCGACGACGACGGCGACGGGCCACCTCCCGCCGCTACCTCACCTTCGTCCTGCTCGCGGGCCCGAACGTCGCGCTGATCCTCGCGTTCATCTACTTCCCGCTGATCTCGAACCTCTACTACTCCACGCTCGACTGGCGCCTCGGCGCCCGGACGGCCGACCCCGTCGGCCTGGCGAACTACGTGGAGCTGTTCACGTCCTCGCGCGGCTTCGACGTCTGGCGCGTCACGCTGATCTTCACGGGTGCGACCGTGATCGGATCGATGGTGCTGGGCCTGCTGGTGGCACTGGTGCTGGACCGCAACCTCCCGGGCAAGGCGGTCGCGCGGACCGCCGTCTTCGCGCCGTACGTGCTCTCCGGCGTCGGCGTCGGCCTCATCTGGATGTTCATCTTCGACCCGCGGATCGGCATCCTCGGCCACGGGCTGCGGGCGTTCGGCCGGACCTCGCCCGAGTGGTTCATCGACCCCCAGCTCGCTCTGCTGATGGTGATCGTCGTCTACGTCTGGAAGAATCTCGGCTACTGCGCCGTCGTCTTCCTCGCGGGCCTGCAGGCGATCCCGAAGGACCTCACCGAGGCCGCTTCGCTCGACGGCGCCGGACCCGTGCGGCAGCTGTTCTCGATCAAGCTGCCGCTGCTCGGGCCGACCGTGTTCTTCCTGTCGGTGACGTGCATCCTCTCCTCGATGCAGGCCTTCGACATCCTGCGGATCATGACGCCGACCGGCAACGGGACGAACACGATCATCTTCGAGATCTTCCTGCAGTCCTTCGGCGCCTACCAGCGCGCCGGCTACTCGGCCGCGATCGCCGTCGTCCTCTTCCTCGTGCTGTTCGCGATCACGGCGATCCAGCTCCGCTACGTCGAGCGGAAGGTGCACTACCGATGA
- a CDS encoding SDR family oxidoreductase, with translation MDPAPDHGETSWTGRGRLTGRRALITGGDSGIGRAVALTYAHEGADVAIAYLPQESGGAEATRDAVEALGRTCLLLPTDQRTEQANIDLVAATVEGLGGIDVVVSNAAFQMGVKGGIENFTDSQLRQVYETNVFATFWLVKAASPHLAPGSNVIVTTSIQAYQPSGPLLDYASTKAALNNLVVNLAAELGPRGVRVNAVAPGPIWTPLIPSTFDEEKVDGFGSDTPLGRPGQPVEVAAAFVFLASDEASYVSGTVLGVTGGRAVF, from the coding sequence ATGGATCCCGCGCCCGACCACGGTGAGACGTCCTGGACCGGCCGCGGACGCCTGACCGGCAGACGCGCCCTCATCACCGGCGGCGACTCCGGGATCGGCCGGGCCGTCGCGCTCACCTACGCCCACGAGGGTGCCGACGTCGCCATCGCCTACCTGCCGCAGGAGAGCGGGGGCGCCGAGGCGACCCGCGACGCCGTCGAGGCCCTCGGGCGCACATGCCTCCTGCTGCCCACCGACCAGCGCACCGAGCAGGCGAACATCGACCTGGTCGCCGCGACGGTCGAGGGGCTGGGCGGGATCGACGTCGTCGTCTCGAACGCCGCGTTCCAGATGGGCGTCAAGGGCGGGATCGAGAACTTCACCGACTCCCAGCTGCGCCAGGTCTACGAGACGAACGTGTTCGCCACGTTCTGGCTGGTCAAGGCCGCGTCGCCGCACCTGGCGCCGGGCTCGAACGTGATCGTGACGACGTCGATCCAGGCCTACCAGCCCTCGGGCCCGCTGCTGGACTACGCCTCGACCAAGGCCGCGCTGAACAACCTCGTGGTCAATCTCGCCGCCGAGCTCGGCCCGCGGGGCGTCCGCGTCAACGCCGTCGCCCCCGGCCCGATCTGGACGCCGCTCATCCCGTCGACGTTCGACGAGGAGAAGGTCGACGGCTTCGGGTCCGACACGCCGCTCGGCCGCCCCGGCCAGCCCGTCGAGGTCGCCGCCGCGTTCGTGTTCCTCGCGAGCGACGAGGCGTCGTACGTGAGCGGCACCGTCCTGGGCGTCACCGGCGGGCGCGCCGTCTTCTAG
- a CDS encoding type 1 glutamine amidotransferase domain-containing protein, which translates to MSTTLTGTRVAFVSTDGFEDSELLEPWKAVTAAGATAVLIAPEAGTITGKNGHEATVDLTTADAVASEYDALVLPGGVVNADHLRLDAAAVALVRDIVTDAKPVGVICHGAWILADADVLTGRTITSYPSLRTDLTNAGATWVDEEVVCDLGLVSSRTPEDLPAFCDKLIEEIAEGPHPQREA; encoded by the coding sequence ATGTCCACCACCCTGACCGGCACCCGTGTCGCGTTCGTCTCCACCGACGGCTTCGAGGACTCCGAGCTCCTCGAGCCCTGGAAGGCCGTCACCGCGGCCGGCGCCACCGCCGTCCTCATCGCTCCCGAGGCCGGCACCATCACCGGCAAGAACGGTCACGAGGCGACCGTCGACCTCACGACGGCCGACGCCGTCGCGAGCGAGTACGACGCCCTGGTGCTCCCGGGCGGCGTCGTGAACGCCGACCACCTGCGGCTCGACGCCGCCGCCGTCGCGCTCGTGCGCGACATCGTCACGGACGCGAAGCCCGTCGGCGTGATCTGCCACGGTGCGTGGATCCTCGCCGACGCCGACGTCCTCACGGGCCGCACGATCACCAGCTACCCGAGCCTGCGCACCGACCTCACCAACGCCGGGGCGACCTGGGTGGACGAGGAGGTCGTCTGCGACCTCGGCCTCGTCAGCAGCCGGACGCCGGAGGACCTCCCCGCCTTCTGCGACAAGCTGATCGAGGAGATCGCCGAGGGCCCCCACCCGCAGCGCGAGGCCTGA
- a CDS encoding carbohydrate ABC transporter permease, which yields MTAPTTTPTDPTAAAPATPAAPAPVEKEWRRAFRRENVLGTLVGGYLPLILAVAIIAAPLVWMLIASFKPASEIVTLDPTLWPQDPTTANYALVADRVPLARVFANSVVVTAVGAGIKVLLAITTAYALVFVRIPGRNAIFLGILVALMVPPEAAMLPNYLTISAMGGRDTLWGIILPGLGTAFGTFLLRQQFKALPLELVEAAELDGAGHWRRLWAIVAPVSLPAIVTVALVTVVNEWNNFLWPLVIIDSPRNMTLPVGLNLLQSIESQTGAYGVLMAGAVLVIVPVLVVFALLQRNIVAGLTQGAVK from the coding sequence ATGACCGCCCCCACCACCACGCCCACCGACCCCACGGCGGCCGCCCCGGCCACCCCGGCCGCTCCCGCCCCCGTGGAGAAGGAGTGGCGCCGCGCCTTCCGTCGCGAGAACGTCCTCGGCACCCTGGTCGGTGGCTACCTGCCGCTGATCCTCGCCGTCGCCATCATCGCGGCGCCGCTCGTCTGGATGCTCATCGCCTCCTTCAAGCCGGCGTCGGAGATCGTCACGCTCGACCCGACGCTCTGGCCGCAGGACCCCACGACCGCGAACTACGCGCTCGTGGCCGACCGGGTGCCGCTGGCCCGCGTCTTCGCCAACAGCGTGGTCGTCACGGCGGTGGGTGCCGGCATCAAGGTGCTGCTCGCGATCACGACGGCGTACGCGCTCGTCTTCGTGCGCATCCCGGGTCGCAACGCGATCTTCCTCGGCATCCTCGTGGCCCTCATGGTCCCGCCCGAGGCCGCGATGCTCCCGAACTACCTGACGATCTCGGCGATGGGCGGACGCGACACCCTCTGGGGGATCATCCTCCCCGGCCTCGGGACGGCGTTCGGCACCTTCCTCCTGCGCCAGCAGTTCAAGGCGCTCCCGCTCGAGCTGGTCGAGGCGGCCGAGCTCGACGGCGCGGGCCACTGGCGGCGGCTGTGGGCGATCGTCGCCCCGGTCAGCCTCCCGGCGATCGTCACCGTGGCGCTCGTGACGGTCGTCAACGAGTGGAACAACTTCCTCTGGCCGCTCGTCATCATCGACAGCCCGCGGAACATGACCCTCCCGGTCGGGCTGAACCTGCTGCAGTCGATCGAGAGCCAGACCGGCGCGTACGGCGTGCTCATGGCCGGCGCCGTCCTCGTCATCGTGCCGGTGCTGGTGGTGTTCGCGCTCCTGCAGCGCAACATCGTCGCCGGCCTCACCCAGGGCGCCGTCAAGTAG
- a CDS encoding ABC transporter substrate-binding protein, with protein sequence MSRHSRPILTSVLAAATVAVLAACGPATGSTDDAAEAIDFSGVEPATEITFWSNHPGGSIDLEKELIAGFEEETGISVELVTAGANYEEVSQKFQTAQTSGDVGDLVVLSDATWFPAYLNGSILPLDDVFEAADVDTSTYQDTLFGDYLYEGDHYAVPYARSTPLFYYNKDHYTAAGLEDRAPETWDEAKEFSEAIATAVPAATPFGYPAEDQYPAWTMSNLVWGFGGGWSDEWDLSKVADENTVAALEFAQTSVDDGWAAVASGDPATAFSSGAVSQVIASTGSLSGILEAATFEVGTGFLPGGPETSEGVVPTGGAGVAIASASDPERQLAAAMFAAYLTNAESTAFFSAGTGYLPVQKDADMSAVYAEAPQFEVAVEQLERTRSQDFARVFLPGGDLELAQGLQAILTRGADVTETLTGLETSLQTNYDRDLKDELESE encoded by the coding sequence GTGTCCCGTCACTCCCGTCCGATCCTCACCTCCGTGCTCGCGGCGGCCACCGTGGCGGTCCTCGCCGCGTGCGGCCCGGCCACCGGTTCCACCGACGACGCCGCCGAGGCGATCGACTTCTCCGGCGTCGAGCCGGCTACCGAGATCACGTTCTGGTCCAACCACCCGGGCGGCTCGATCGACCTGGAGAAGGAGCTCATCGCGGGCTTCGAGGAGGAGACCGGCATCTCGGTCGAGCTCGTCACCGCGGGCGCCAACTACGAGGAGGTCTCGCAGAAGTTCCAGACCGCGCAGACCTCGGGTGACGTCGGCGACCTCGTCGTGCTCTCGGACGCCACCTGGTTCCCGGCCTACCTCAACGGCTCGATCCTGCCGCTGGACGACGTCTTCGAGGCGGCCGACGTCGACACCTCCACGTACCAGGACACCCTGTTCGGCGACTACCTCTACGAGGGCGACCACTACGCCGTGCCGTACGCGCGCTCGACGCCGCTGTTCTACTACAACAAGGACCACTACACGGCCGCCGGCCTCGAGGACCGCGCGCCGGAGACGTGGGACGAGGCCAAGGAGTTCTCCGAGGCGATCGCCACGGCCGTCCCCGCCGCCACGCCGTTCGGCTACCCGGCCGAGGACCAGTACCCCGCGTGGACGATGTCCAACCTGGTGTGGGGCTTCGGCGGTGGCTGGAGCGACGAGTGGGACCTCTCGAAGGTCGCCGACGAGAACACGGTCGCCGCGCTCGAGTTCGCCCAGACGTCGGTCGACGACGGCTGGGCCGCCGTCGCCTCGGGCGACCCGGCCACCGCCTTCTCCTCGGGCGCCGTCTCCCAGGTCATCGCCTCGACCGGCTCGCTCTCGGGCATCCTCGAGGCCGCGACGTTCGAGGTCGGCACCGGCTTCCTGCCGGGCGGCCCGGAGACCTCCGAGGGCGTCGTCCCGACCGGCGGCGCCGGCGTCGCGATCGCCTCGGCCTCCGACCCGGAGCGCCAGCTCGCGGCGGCGATGTTCGCCGCGTACCTGACCAACGCCGAGAGCACGGCGTTCTTCTCGGCCGGCACCGGCTACCTGCCCGTCCAGAAGGACGCCGACATGTCGGCCGTCTACGCCGAGGCGCCGCAGTTCGAGGTGGCCGTCGAGCAGCTGGAGCGCACCCGCAGCCAGGACTTCGCCCGGGTGTTCCTGCCGGGCGGCGACCTCGAGCTGGCGCAGGGCCTGCAGGCGATCCTCACGCGGGGCGCCGACGTCACCGAGACCCTCACCGGCCTCGAGACCAGCCTCCAGACGAATTACGACCGCGACCTGAAGGACGAGCTCGAGTCCGAGTGA